A stretch of the Paenibacillus dendritiformis genome encodes the following:
- a CDS encoding DUF441 domain-containing protein, translating into MTQLDISSLILLGLAGLGIISGNSTVTIAMVILLLLRVTQLQSLFPWIEKYGLTIGIIILTVGVMSPIASGSMSIETILQSFLHWKSLLAVAVGMLVAYLGGRGAHLMTQSPTVVAGLLIGTVLGVALFRGVPVGPLIAAGILSLLLGRS; encoded by the coding sequence ATGACGCAATTAGATATTTCTTCTCTTATTTTATTGGGGCTCGCCGGATTGGGCATCATCAGCGGCAATTCGACCGTCACGATCGCGATGGTCATCCTGCTGCTGCTGCGCGTCACCCAGTTGCAGAGCCTGTTCCCCTGGATAGAGAAATACGGCCTCACGATTGGAATTATCATTCTTACCGTCGGGGTCATGTCCCCGATCGCCAGCGGCTCCATGTCTATCGAGACGATTCTGCAATCGTTCCTGCATTGGAAATCGCTCTTGGCCGTCGCGGTCGGAATGCTGGTCGCCTACCTGGGCGGCCGGGGCGCCCATCTGATGACGCAATCGCCGACCGTCGTCGCCGGACTGCTTATCGGAACCGTGCTCGGCGTCGCGCTGTTCCGCGGCGTTCCGGTAGGGCCGCTAATCGCGGCGGGCATCTTGTCGCTGCTGCTTGGCCGCTCTTGA
- a CDS encoding ABC transporter permease, which yields MRLPIGNWVEEGVNWLGTNADGFFEFLSKLIERSVESITDLLTWPSAYILIAIFTVLAFLIGRWSLSLLTLIGLFIIEALGYWEPTMSTLALVIVATILSIVIGIPLGIACGRSDSVSRIMRPVLDFMQTMPAFVYLLPAVFLFGLGIVPGVIASVIFAVPPTIRLTELGIRQVPEDMMEAASAFGSTPMQTLWKVQLPVAMPTLMAGVNQTIMLSLSMVVIASMIGAQGIGAEVYRSVTQLKIGQGFEAGLAVVLLAIILDRFSQHSFKKNKSKKQGA from the coding sequence ATGCGACTGCCGATAGGTAATTGGGTCGAAGAGGGAGTGAACTGGCTCGGCACGAATGCCGACGGGTTCTTTGAATTTCTATCCAAATTGATCGAACGCAGCGTCGAAAGCATCACTGATCTGCTTACCTGGCCATCGGCCTACATTTTAATTGCAATCTTTACGGTGCTGGCCTTCCTGATCGGACGCTGGTCCTTGTCCTTACTGACCTTGATCGGACTGTTCATCATCGAAGCGCTCGGCTATTGGGAGCCGACGATGAGCACGCTGGCCCTCGTCATCGTAGCGACAATATTATCTATCGTTATCGGCATTCCGCTCGGAATCGCCTGCGGACGTTCGGACAGCGTCTCCCGGATTATGCGTCCGGTGCTGGATTTCATGCAGACGATGCCCGCCTTCGTATATTTGCTTCCAGCCGTATTTCTGTTCGGGCTCGGCATCGTGCCTGGCGTCATTGCCTCGGTCATCTTTGCCGTGCCGCCGACAATCCGGCTGACCGAGCTTGGCATTCGCCAAGTGCCTGAAGACATGATGGAGGCCGCTTCCGCCTTCGGCTCCACGCCGATGCAGACCTTATGGAAAGTGCAGCTTCCCGTCGCCATGCCGACCTTGATGGCCGGCGTGAACCAGACGATTATGCTGTCGCTGTCCATGGTCGTCATCGCCTCCATGATCGGGGCCCAAGGGATTGGGGCCGAAGTCTACCGTTCCGTTACCCAGCTGAAGATCGGCCAAGGCTTCGAGGCAGGCCTCGCTGTCGTGCTGCTGGCCATTATACTGGACCGGTTCTCTCAGCATAGTTTCAAAAAAAATAAATCCAAAAAACAAGGAGCGTGA
- a CDS encoding GbsR/MarR family transcriptional regulator, which translates to MATFAQLTQEQQGAVEKARNRVIEAIGQNMDLYGMTQSTGHLYGLLFFSDHPMTLDEMGKEMEMSKTSMSTGVRTLVDMKMVHKVWGKGTRKDLYEVEPDWYQTFADYFGIKWRKAIEVNLSAIRRSKRELENLLAAHGEDETLRGIVQADIAKMQEAEQYYHWLDQLIDALESGEIFSFIPKPGTPE; encoded by the coding sequence ATGGCAACGTTCGCGCAGTTGACGCAGGAACAACAAGGGGCGGTGGAAAAAGCTCGCAATCGTGTCATAGAAGCGATCGGTCAAAATATGGACCTATACGGAATGACTCAATCCACAGGCCATTTGTACGGTTTGTTATTTTTCAGCGATCATCCGATGACGCTGGATGAGATGGGCAAGGAAATGGAAATGAGCAAGACGAGCATGAGCACAGGGGTCCGTACGCTGGTGGATATGAAGATGGTGCACAAGGTATGGGGCAAAGGCACGCGGAAAGACTTGTACGAAGTGGAGCCGGACTGGTACCAGACCTTCGCCGATTACTTCGGCATCAAGTGGCGCAAGGCCATCGAAGTCAACTTATCCGCCATCCGGCGTTCCAAGCGAGAACTCGAGAACCTGCTCGCAGCGCACGGCGAGGACGAGACGCTGCGCGGCATCGTTCAGGCGGACATTGCCAAGATGCAGGAAGCGGAGCAGTATTACCACTGGCTGGATCAATTAATAGATGCACTGGAGAGCGGCGAGATTTTTTCTTTTATCCCGAAGCCCGGAACTCCAGAATAA
- a CDS encoding quaternary amine ABC transporter ATP-binding protein encodes MSIIKVNGVTKIFGPQAQRALTLLKQGWSRERLATEKQATVAVNQVSFSVEPGEIFVIMGLSGSGKSTLVRMLNRLIEPTDGDIWLKDRNISKLNESELREVRRKTIGMVFQKFALFPHRTVLDNAAYGLEIQGMAKEERYRKAREALGLVGLEGWEQKYPDELSGGMQQRVGLARALANDPDVLLMDEAFSALDPLIRRDMQDELLELQQKMHKTIIFITHDLDEALRIGDRIALLKDGKLIQIGTPEQMLMDPADEYVERFVEGVDLSKVLTAAHIMRRPETVSLDRGPRVALQLMRDIGISTLFVVGKDKSLQGVVTAEQASEAARSGKSLQEVMFTDVPTVSPDVLLNDLFALSGEAKLPIAVVQPDGRLMGAIVRGAVLGALAGNVPHGPNGTNEAAGADTAASDTEGMVMSHATADR; translated from the coding sequence TTGTCTATCATTAAAGTCAACGGAGTGACCAAAATATTCGGTCCGCAAGCGCAGCGCGCGCTCACTCTGCTGAAGCAAGGGTGGTCCCGGGAACGGCTCGCCACAGAAAAACAAGCGACTGTTGCCGTCAATCAGGTCTCTTTCTCCGTCGAGCCAGGCGAAATTTTTGTTATTATGGGCCTCTCCGGGAGCGGGAAGTCCACGCTGGTGAGAATGCTGAATCGTCTGATCGAACCGACGGACGGAGATATCTGGTTAAAAGATCGGAATATCTCCAAGCTGAACGAGTCGGAATTGCGGGAAGTCCGCCGCAAGACGATCGGTATGGTGTTCCAGAAGTTCGCACTCTTTCCTCATCGGACCGTCCTCGACAATGCCGCATATGGCCTCGAAATTCAAGGAATGGCGAAGGAAGAACGCTACCGCAAGGCGCGTGAAGCTCTCGGATTGGTCGGACTCGAGGGCTGGGAGCAGAAATATCCCGACGAATTGAGCGGCGGCATGCAGCAGCGGGTTGGACTGGCGAGAGCGCTGGCCAACGATCCGGATGTTCTCCTGATGGATGAAGCATTTAGTGCGCTCGATCCGCTTATCCGCCGGGATATGCAGGACGAACTCCTCGAATTGCAGCAAAAGATGCATAAAACAATCATTTTTATTACCCATGATTTGGACGAAGCTCTCCGCATCGGAGATCGAATCGCGTTGTTAAAAGACGGGAAGCTGATCCAGATCGGCACCCCGGAACAAATGCTGATGGATCCGGCAGACGAATACGTGGAGCGATTCGTTGAAGGGGTGGACTTATCGAAGGTGCTGACGGCAGCGCACATCATGCGCCGGCCAGAGACGGTATCCCTTGACAGGGGGCCTCGCGTAGCCCTGCAGCTCATGCGGGATATCGGCATCTCAACCCTATTCGTCGTGGGCAAAGATAAGTCACTTCAAGGGGTCGTTACAGCCGAGCAGGCCAGTGAGGCGGCACGCAGCGGCAAGTCATTGCAGGAAGTCATGTTCACCGACGTCCCTACCGTATCGCCGGATGTGCTGCTGAACGATCTGTTCGCGTTGTCGGGCGAGGCCAAGCTTCCAATCGCTGTCGTCCAGCCGGACGGGAGGCTGATGGGCGCGATCGTGCGCGGAGCGGTTCTTGGCGCGCTGGCCGGCAATGTGCCGCATGGACCGAATGGAACGAACGAAGCGGCAGGAGCGGATACAGCCGCATCAGACACGGAAGGGATGGTGATGTCGCATGCGACTGCCGATAGGTAA
- the pcp gene encoding pyroglutamyl-peptidase I has translation MSNTLLLTGFDPFGGESINPSWEAVRALDGAALGRYRVQAAQLPTSFARAGATLRDAMAACDPAAVICVGQAGGRPDITLERVAINLADARIADNDGNQPTDDEVVPGGPAAYWATLPVKALRRAVLEAGIPCSVSYTAGTFVCNSIFYTLMHELAGRHEKERIPAGFIHIPFLPQQAAAYPGKPSMSLDSIVQALRAVILHADAEEERGASAGTLHG, from the coding sequence ATGAGCAACACATTATTGCTGACCGGCTTCGATCCGTTCGGAGGCGAATCGATCAATCCGTCCTGGGAGGCGGTCCGCGCGCTCGACGGCGCGGCGCTGGGACGGTATCGGGTGCAGGCGGCGCAGCTGCCGACTTCATTCGCGCGGGCCGGGGCGACGCTTCGCGACGCGATGGCCGCTTGCGACCCCGCGGCCGTCATCTGTGTCGGACAAGCCGGCGGCCGTCCGGACATCACGCTGGAGCGAGTCGCGATCAATCTGGCGGATGCCCGCATCGCGGACAATGACGGCAATCAGCCGACGGATGATGAGGTCGTCCCGGGAGGCCCTGCCGCCTATTGGGCGACGCTGCCGGTGAAGGCGCTGCGGCGCGCCGTGCTGGAGGCGGGCATTCCGTGCTCGGTGTCGTATACGGCCGGGACGTTTGTCTGCAACTCCATTTTCTATACGCTAATGCATGAATTGGCCGGCCGTCACGAGAAGGAACGGATCCCGGCGGGATTCATCCATATCCCATTCTTGCCACAACAGGCAGCCGCTTATCCAGGCAAGCCGAGCATGTCGCTTGACTCGATCGTGCAAGCGCTGCGCGCCGTCATTCTTCATGCGGACGCGGAGGAGGAGCGGGGCGCCAGCGCCGGGACTTTGCACGGCTGA
- a CDS encoding glycine betaine ABC transporter substrate-binding protein, with amino-acid sequence MKHNRTRRWMLLGLIAIIGWTLAGCSGSSSPSGGADGSGSSAGGNQTASVGDSVDYKIVGIDAGAGIMQSTEKALQEYGLDKWKLVEGSGAAMTAALDKAIKKQEPIIITGWTPHWKFAKYDLKYLEDPKGVYGGDEQIHTIARTGLKEDDPNAHKVLDQFEWTADDMAQVMVAVHDGKNPEEAAKEWVDANADKVDKWIEGAQPADGKKLKLGYVAWDSEIASTNVIAYVLQEKLGYKVDLLQVEAGPMWTGVANGDVDAIVAAWLPTTHKDYYDKFKDQIDDLGPNLNGTKIGLVVPAYMDINSIEDLK; translated from the coding sequence ATGAAGCATAATCGAACGAGACGTTGGATGTTGTTGGGTCTTATCGCGATAATCGGATGGACGCTGGCGGGCTGTTCCGGTTCTTCCAGCCCATCTGGAGGAGCGGACGGCAGTGGATCATCTGCAGGCGGCAATCAGACGGCAAGCGTTGGCGATTCCGTCGATTACAAAATTGTCGGGATCGACGCCGGTGCGGGGATTATGCAGTCAACCGAAAAAGCGCTCCAGGAATACGGCCTCGACAAATGGAAGCTCGTTGAGGGTTCGGGCGCCGCTATGACCGCGGCTTTGGACAAAGCGATCAAGAAACAGGAGCCGATTATTATTACGGGCTGGACGCCGCATTGGAAATTCGCCAAATACGATCTCAAATATTTGGAGGATCCGAAAGGGGTCTACGGCGGAGATGAGCAGATCCATACGATCGCCCGAACAGGCTTGAAGGAAGACGATCCGAACGCGCATAAGGTGCTTGATCAGTTCGAATGGACGGCAGACGACATGGCGCAGGTCATGGTTGCCGTTCACGACGGCAAGAACCCGGAAGAAGCCGCCAAGGAATGGGTCGACGCGAATGCGGACAAAGTTGACAAGTGGATCGAAGGCGCACAGCCTGCAGACGGCAAAAAGCTGAAGCTCGGCTATGTGGCCTGGGATTCGGAGATTGCCAGCACGAACGTCATCGCATACGTCCTGCAGGAGAAGCTCGGCTACAAGGTCGATCTGCTCCAGGTCGAAGCCGGTCCGATGTGGACGGGCGTCGCCAATGGGGATGTCGATGCGATTGTAGCTGCATGGCTCCCAACGACGCACAAAGACTATTATGACAAATTCAAGGATCAAATCGATGATCTCGGTCCTAACCTGAACGGCACCAAAATCGGTCTCGTTGTTCCGGCTTATATGGACATTAACTCTATCGAAGATCTGAAATAA